In the Streptomyces sp. NBC_00193 genome, GCAGCCCGCCGACCAGCTGTGGGGGTACGCCGTCCAGCCGCTGCTGCCGCGTCCGGCCCGGCCGGTCGAGCGGTACGCGAAGCGGGTCATCGACTCCTCGCTCGCCGCGATCGCCCTGCTCGCCGCCGCCCCCGTGATGGGCGCCTGCGCGCTCGCCGTACGGATCTCCGACGGGCCGGGGGTGATCTTCCGGCAGGAGCGGGTCGGCCTCTACGGACGCCCCTTCACCCTGCTGAAGTTCCGCACCCTGCGCGCCGACGCCCACGAGTCCGCCACCCGCTGGACGGTGGCCGGCGACTGCCGGATGAGCCCGATCGGCTCCTTCCTGCGCAAGTCCTCGCTGGACGAGCTGCCGCAGCTGTGGAACGTGGTCCGGGGAGACATGAGCCTGGTGGGTCCGCGCCCCGAACGGCCCTTCTTCGTGGCCAAGTTCAGCAGCGTGCACCCGGGGTACGAGGCCCGGCACCGGATGCCCGTAGGCATCACCGGCCTCGCCCAGATCAACGGGCTGCGCGGGGACACCTCCATCGAGGACCGGGCCCGCTTCGACAACCACTACATCGACACCTGGTCGCTGTGGCAGGACCTGTGGATCCTGGCCCGCACCGCGGCCTCCTTCTTCCGCTTCCGGCTGGGGGGCAGCTAAAGCATGAGCCTTGCCGCACCGACGTCACCGACCTCATGGTCCGGCCCGGACACCGCCGACCTGCTGCGACGGCACTGGCCGCTGCTGCCGCTCGCCGCGACCGTACTGGCCCTCCTGATCCCCGTACCGGCGGGTGACGCCTCCGCCTCGGGGAAGGTCGGTCCGGCCGACGCAGCCTCGCTGCTGCTCGTGTTCGTCTGCGGGATCCAGGCCCTGCGGGGCCGGGTCCGGCCGCTGAGCCCGCTGGGCGTGCTCGTCCTCGGCCTGCCGGCCGTCGGGCTCGCCGTCTCGACGGTGACCGCGGGGGACCCGTACGCGGCCCTGCCCGGCTTCGTGCGCTACCTCCAGGTGTTCGTGCTGGTCCCGGCGGCGATCGTGCTGCTGGTGCGGGACGCCTCGGAGTTCCGGCTGGCCGCGGGGTGCTTCGTGGTGCTGGCGCTGGTTCAGGGAGCGGTGGGCGTGGTGCAGTTCGCCACCCACACCGGGGCCTCGTACCAGGGCGAGGACATCCGCGCCGTGGGCACCTTCGGACCCGGGGACGTCATGGGCATGGCCACGGTCGTGGCCTACGGCCTGGTGGTCGCGACGGCCGGTGCGCTCGCGCCGGGGCTGCCGGCGCGGGTCCGGCGGGCCTCGGGCGCGGCGGCGCTGGTCCTGGTGCTCCCGCTGGTGCTGTCCTTCAGCCGGGGCGCGTGGATCGCGACCTTCGCCGCGGCCGGGCTGGTGATGGCCCTCGCCGGGATCAGGCGGGCCCTGAAGGTGCTGCTCGCGCTGGCCGCCGCCGGGGTGGTGCTCGTCGGCGGGTTCGGCGTCGGCTCCGCGATGGTCGCGGAGCGGCTGACCTCGATCACGCAGGTCTCCGACGCCCCCGACCAGTCGGTCACCGACCGCTACACGATGTGGGCCGCGGCCGGGTCGATGTGGCGCGAGCGGCCCGCCGTGGGGGTGGGGCTGAAGGGGTTCCCGGCCAACCGGGACTCGCACTCCGGGCTGGCACTGTCCTCCGGCAGCGACACCGCGGGCGCGGGCCAGGGGTACATCCGCCAGCCGCTGCTGTCCCCGCACAACATGTACCTGCTGGTGCTGAGCGAGCAGGGGCTGACCGGCCTCATCGCCCTGGCGGGCGGCTGGCTGGCCCTGCTGGTGGCGGGCCTGCGGCGCTGCCTGGCGGGACCCTCCGCGGTGCGGGACTGCGGACTGGTCGCCATCGGCCTGCTCGTGTGGCAGCTCACCGACTTCCTCTACGCGGACATCGGCGGCCCGTCGACCGTCCTGACCGGAGTGATCATCGGCCTGGCGGCCTGGTGGGCGCTTCCCTCCGGGGGCGGGACGGGCGCACCTGCCCGGGTCGCGAACCTTGAGGGTGCGGCCGGCCGGTGACGGATACGACGCCCTGGCGGCGGCCCGCAGCCGCGGCGACCGAGGTCGCCGCGGCTGCGGGCCGTCCGCCGCACCCGCCCGTCCCGCCCGTGCCCCCCGGCTCTGCCGGTGCGCCGGCCACGGGCCCGGCCGAGGCCGCCGGCCGCACGGCCGCGTCGGGCGGCCCGCTGTCCGCCGGGCCCGGAGCCGCGCACGTGGGCATTCCCGTCCCCGCCGGCGACGCCGGAGCGGGCCGCGTGGTGGCCACCGGCCGGGCCGGGGCCTTCGGGACCGGGCTCCAGGGGAACGCGTCCCTGGAGGTGGAGCCGCTCACCACGGGAGCGGTGCGCGGGTCCCTGGCGACCGGCACCGGCCGGGACTCCGGCGCCGCTGCGGCGGGCGGGTCCGTACGGACCGGGACCGCTCGGGATGCCGGCGCCACCGCGGCGGGCGGGGTCCTGCGGACCGGGACCCGTCGGGGCGCGGGCGCCGGTGCGGGGCTCGGGGCGGTCGGCGGCGGGCGCCGGAGCGGCGACGGGAAGGCCCCGGGTGACGGGGCCCGGTCGGGGAGCGGCGGGGCGCTCGCCAAGGCGGCCGCCGTGACCGCCGGGCTGACCGCCGCCGGGGCGGTGTTCGGGCTGGTCCGCGACCAGACGATCGCGCACCTCTTCGGAGCCGGGCACGACAGCGACGCCTTCCTCATCGCGTGGACCGTCCCCGAGATGGCCTCGACGCTGCTCATCGAGGACGCTATGGCCCTGCTGATGGTGCCCGCCTTCAGCCACGCCCTGGCCCGCCGGGCCGCCAGCAGGGCCGGGCTCACCCGGCAGGAGGCCCGCGCGCAGGATCCCGTACGGCTGCTCGTGGGCGCCACGCTGCCCCGGCTGCTCGTGCTCCTGGCCGCCGTGGCCTCCGTGCTCATCGTCGCCGCGCCGCTCGTCGTGGGCGTGCTCGCGCCGGGGCTGCCCGACCCCGGGCTCGCCGTCGAATGCACCCGGATGACCGCCCTGACCGTGCTGTCCTTCGGGGTCGCCGGCTACTTCAGCGCCGCCCTCAGGGCGCACCGCTCCTTCGTGCCGCCCGCCGCCATCTACGTGTCGTACAACGTCGGCATCATCGGGACGATGGTCGCCCTGCACGCCCTGTGGGGGGTGCGCGCCGCGGCCGCCGGGGTCGCCGTCGGCGGAGTCCTGATGGCCCTGGTCCAACTGCCCGCCTTCATCCGCAACGTGGGCTTCGGACCGCCCCGCGCCAAGGGCGCACCGCGCTGCCAGCGCGACCGGGACCGGCCGACCCTGATCGCCTTCGGGGTGATCGCCCCGGTCATCTTCTTCGCCGTGTTCCGGCAGTCCCAGGTCCTCGTCGAGCGGTTCCTCGCCGCCTCGCTGCCGCCCGGCGCCATCTCGCACCTCAACTACGCCCAAAAAGTCGCGCAGATGCCGATGGTGCTCTCCCTCATGATCTGCACCGTCACCTTCCCCGTCGTCGCCCAGGCCATGGCCGGCGGGGAGCGGGACAAGGCCCGCAGGAGGGTCGAGCGGGACCTCGCGCTCGCCTCGCTCGCCGTCCTCATGGGCACCGCGCTCGTCATCGGGTACGCCCCCCAGATCATCCAAGTCCTCTTCGAACGCGGGGCGTTCACCCACACCGACACCGAGGCCACCGCCTCCGTGATGCGGGTCTACGGCCTCGGCCTGCTCGGCCACTGCCTCGTCGGGGCGCTCTCGCGGCCCTTCTTCTCCACCGCCCGGCCCACCTGGTTCCCGGCCCTCGCCATGGGCTCCGGACTCCTCGTCAACATCGTCGCCGGAGCCTTCGCCGTCGGCTGGTGGGGGATCTACGGGATCGCCGCCGCCAACGCCGCCGGCATCTCCACCACCGCCGCGCTGCTGCTCACCGGCCTCGGCTCGCGGATCATCGCCATCCAGGTCCGCCGGGTCGCCATCAGCATCGGCCGGCTCTCCGTCGCGGCCCTCGCCGCCTGCGCCACCGGCTGGATCGCCGGGCCGATGATCCCCGACCCGCTGGTCAGCGCCGCCCTCGGCTGCCTGCTGGTCCCGGCCATGTTCGGCGCCACCGGCATGGCCATACGGGCCCTGGAGGTCACCGCCCTGCCGGGCCAGCTCGCCCAGCTCACC is a window encoding:
- the murJ gene encoding murein biosynthesis integral membrane protein MurJ; protein product: MTDTTPWRRPAAAATEVAAAAGRPPHPPVPPVPPGSAGAPATGPAEAAGRTAASGGPLSAGPGAAHVGIPVPAGDAGAGRVVATGRAGAFGTGLQGNASLEVEPLTTGAVRGSLATGTGRDSGAAAAGGSVRTGTARDAGATAAGGVLRTGTRRGAGAGAGLGAVGGGRRSGDGKAPGDGARSGSGGALAKAAAVTAGLTAAGAVFGLVRDQTIAHLFGAGHDSDAFLIAWTVPEMASTLLIEDAMALLMVPAFSHALARRAASRAGLTRQEARAQDPVRLLVGATLPRLLVLLAAVASVLIVAAPLVVGVLAPGLPDPGLAVECTRMTALTVLSFGVAGYFSAALRAHRSFVPPAAIYVSYNVGIIGTMVALHALWGVRAAAAGVAVGGVLMALVQLPAFIRNVGFGPPRAKGAPRCQRDRDRPTLIAFGVIAPVIFFAVFRQSQVLVERFLAASLPPGAISHLNYAQKVAQMPMVLSLMICTVTFPVVAQAMAGGERDKARRRVERDLALASLAVLMGTALVIGYAPQIIQVLFERGAFTHTDTEATASVMRVYGLGLLGHCLVGALSRPFFSTARPTWFPALAMGSGLLVNIVAGAFAVGWWGIYGIAAANAAGISTTAALLLTGLGSRIIAIQVRRVAISIGRLSVAALAACATGWIAGPMIPDPLVSAALGCLLVPAMFGATGMAIRALEVTALPGQLAQLTAHLTSQLTQRFRNVR
- a CDS encoding O-antigen ligase encodes the protein MSLAAPTSPTSWSGPDTADLLRRHWPLLPLAATVLALLIPVPAGDASASGKVGPADAASLLLVFVCGIQALRGRVRPLSPLGVLVLGLPAVGLAVSTVTAGDPYAALPGFVRYLQVFVLVPAAIVLLVRDASEFRLAAGCFVVLALVQGAVGVVQFATHTGASYQGEDIRAVGTFGPGDVMGMATVVAYGLVVATAGALAPGLPARVRRASGAAALVLVLPLVLSFSRGAWIATFAAAGLVMALAGIRRALKVLLALAAAGVVLVGGFGVGSAMVAERLTSITQVSDAPDQSVTDRYTMWAAAGSMWRERPAVGVGLKGFPANRDSHSGLALSSGSDTAGAGQGYIRQPLLSPHNMYLLVLSEQGLTGLIALAGGWLALLVAGLRRCLAGPSAVRDCGLVAIGLLVWQLTDFLYADIGGPSTVLTGVIIGLAAWWALPSGGGTGAPARVANLEGAAGR